The following are encoded together in the Babylonia areolata isolate BAREFJ2019XMU chromosome 18, ASM4173473v1, whole genome shotgun sequence genome:
- the LOC143292015 gene encoding uncharacterized protein LOC143292015, with amino-acid sequence MAQRAGRRGRTKNLTCEICHEIFRHPKILSCFHTFCLHCLGDLAVDGDPPSFPCPMCRRTIEIPPEGVQAFTDNPFITEEELERERLWDANLLCSVHTDEELKYFCKNADCNHPICLSCSVTEHRLHDTEDISTTANRSKQKLLQELERLEFCIHTVSKTSHLAQGSVRAAQNKRQLLEEQVRSRLRALVAKVTELHNKVLEGLADLSNSVDQELSDEVRRTEEALDFLLTLQKRVTNAVNGRANEVEVIAVDKEMRTGEGSVSALQTLTDSRPPETVRPGLLSFTGNLRESLEKDVLLYFGSPVKLYVPNRDSLDVIKRFYCCESNKTIPEIHSIYCTDDGDIHVAFAGNPPAFADERVVHLDPTGRKIREHYVGRKITFDKSYRAFTYSPERPFYCDDIQANSNGEFRLKTFLRRPRQKTVIERKIRGDGNTRAVKFEINAASKPCGFDADSDGSLFLVINEEETTEPTEGVFWQEDRSLPSKPVADQGEGRKMVVRTVRLYRRNFSNHVDTYKSPLHHFFPTAVTFWKTERQELILIADSTNDCVHVARVNKGEFQFLRYLQASGCGDIVRPTALDVDKGGKIWIGCETGWLLQCEPFTSDIPDTEQNEGLTMMLLGIQNPSLTSASDTS; translated from the exons ATGGCACAACGTGCAGGCAGACGAGGCAGAACCAAGAACCTCACCTGCGAAATATGCCACGAGATATTTCGGCACCCTAAGATTTTGTCATGCTTCCATACGTTCTGTCTGCATTGCCTGGGGGACCTGGCTGTGGACGGAGACCCCCCAAGCTTCCCTTGCCCCATGTGTCGCAGGACGATAGAAATACCGCCTGAGGGCGTGCAAGCCTTCACCGACAACCCGTTCATCACCGAGGAAGAACTGGAGCGTGAAAGACTCTGGGATGCCAATCTCCTGTGTTCCGTCCATACCGACGAAGAGCTGAAGTATTTCTGCAAAAACGCCGACTGCAATCATCCTATCTGCTTGTCGTGTTCCGTGACAGAACACAGACTCCACGACACGGAGGATATATCAACAACGGCAAACAGGAGCAAGCAAAAGCTGCTTCAAGAGCTTGAGAGGTTGGAGTTCTGCATTCACACTGTGTCGAAGACGTCCCATTTGGCTCAAGGCAGTGTGCGGGCTGCCCAGAATAAAAGACAGCTTCTGGAAGAACAG GTACGCTCCCGACTCCGCGCGCTGGTAGCAAAGGTGACCGAGTTACATAACAAGGTGCTGGAGGGGCTGGCAGATCTGTCTAACAGCGTTGACCAGGAACTCAGCGATGAGGTCCGCAGGACAGAAGAAGCACTGGATTTCTTACTGACCCTTCAAAAGCGAGTCACGAACGCCGTGAACGGCAGAGCCAATGAAGTGGAAGTCATAGCTGTGGACAAGGAAATGAGGACAGGAGAAGGAAGTGTGTCTGCACTGCAGACACTGACCGACAGCAGGCCCCCGGAGACAGTACGTCCCGGACTGTTGTCCTTCACCGGTAACTTGAGGGAGTCCCTGGAGAAAGATGTCCTCCTCTACTTTGGCTCTCCCGTCAAGTTGTACGTGCCCAACAGAGACAGTCTGGACGTCATCAAGCGATTCTACTGCTGCGAGAGCAACAAAACCATTCCAGAAATACACAGCATCTACTGCACGGATGACGGCGACATCCATGTAGCTTTCGCTGGGAATCCGCCTGCCTTCGCTGATGAAAGAGTTGTTCACTTGGATCCGACGGGCCGGAAAATAAGAGAGCACTATGTGGGAAGGAAAATCACGTTTGACAAGAGCTACAGGGCATTCACCTATTCTCCAGAGCGTCCATTTTACTGTGATGACATCCAGGCCAATTCCAACGGCGAATTTCGACTCAAAACCTTTCTGCGCCGTCCCCGGCAAAAAACAGTCATTGAAAGGAAGATCAGAGGTGACGGAAACACCAGGGCTGTTAAGTTTGAAATCAACGCTGCTTCAAAGCCTTGTGGTTTTGATGCCGATTCCGACGGCTCTCTGTTCCTGGTTATCAACGAAGAGGAAACAACCGAACCAACGGAAGGGGTGTTTTGGCAGGAGGACAGAAGCCTGCCCAGCAAGCCAGTTGCGGACCAGGGTGAAGGGAGGAAGATGGTGGTCCGTACTGTACGCCTTTACCGCAGAAACTTCAGCAATCACGTGGACACCTACAAGTCACCGCTGCACCACTTTTTCCCCACGGCTGTCACCTTCTGGAAAACTGAAAGGCAAGAGTTGATCCTGATCGCCGACAGCACGAACGACTGCGTGCACGTGGCGCGCGTGAACAAGGGAGAATTCCAGTTCCTCCGCTACCTTCAGGCTTCCGGTTGTGGGGACATTGTTCGACCCACAGCCCTTGATGTGGACAAAGGGGGCAAAATATGGATTGGCTGTGAAACGGGGTGGCTTTTGCAGTGTGAGCCCTTTACGTCAGACATTCCAGACACCGAGCAGAACGAAGGTTTGACGATGATGTTACTCGGCATTCAGAACCCAAGCCTCACATCCGCTTCCGATACCAGTTAA